A portion of the Candida dubliniensis CD36 chromosome R, complete sequence genome contains these proteins:
- a CDS encoding transposon polyprotein reverse transcriptase, putative (transposable element), with protein MQTQEKDNWLEAMSAEMAAHQTNQTWIEVPRPTNKQILTCRWVFSKKPGNKFKARLVAHGHQQSKNQEFKETFSPVIRTESIKILLAVSALTNKIVHAMDVNNAFLNGILDSEVFMTQAPGFESENNTVYKLVKSIYGLREAPAVWNRVLSDVLVKDGFKRVESEISLYLKKGIMVGVYVDDILISAETEGEIDKVKSLLKSNFRMKDMKGITKFIGMNIKQSPLGIEISLSDYIEKMLEDFGMTECNTVRTPTMSGLDLETIDAEPKLCDATEYRSLVGKLIFSANVCRFDTAYITGVLARHFHAPEERHYKAAKHVLRYLKGTKDFALSYNNHEGIQVFCDADWASTSRDRKSLTGYLVKLGGSAISWSSKKQHSVSLSTTESEFYAMCSVAKEIVWILSVLDPMDLAIELPITVYSDNQSAISLASHPTLHARTKHISIRCHYIRDLIASGIIVFRHISTVEMQADLLTKGLEHVKFTRLLNKCGLKKSSLH; from the coding sequence ATGCAAACTCAGGAAAAGGATAATTGGCTAGAAGCTATGTCAGCCGAGATGGCTGCTCATCAAACCAATCAAACCTGGATTGAAGTCCCACGGCCAACCAATAAGCAAATTCTTACTTGTCGCTGGGTATTTTCGAAGAAACCAGGAAACAAGTTTAAGGCTCGCTTGGTGGCGCATGGGCACCAGCAGCTGAAAAACCAGGAGTTTAAAGAAACTTTTTCACCTGTAATAAGAACTGAGTCTATAAAAATTTTGCTTGCTGTTTCCGCACTTACCAACAAAATCGTCCATGCGATGGACGTCAATAATGCCTTTTTGAATGGCATTTTGGATTCCGAGGTCTTTATGACTCAAGCTCCAGGCTTCGAGTCAGAAAACAACACCGTATACAAGTTGGTAAAGTCTATTTACGGACTTCGTGAAGCACCAGCAGTGTGGAACCGTGTGTTATCTGATGTATTAGTTAAAGATGGTTTTAAGAGAGTTGAATCAGAGATAAGcttatatttgaaaaaaggAATTATGGTTGGTGTTtatgttgatgatattcTAATTTCAGCAGAAACAGAGGGAGAGATTGATAAGGTTAAACTGCTCCTAAAGAGTAATTTCCGTATGAAAGATATGAAGGGTATAACCAAGTTCATTGGAATGAATATCAAACAATCTCCATTGGGAATCGAAATCTCACTTAGTGATTATATTGAGAAGATGTTGGAGGATTTTGGAATGACTGAATGCAATACCGTGAGAACACCTACTATGAGTGGTTTAGACTTAGAGACTATCGATGCTGAACCAAAACTATGCGATGCTACTGAATATAGGTCGCTTGTCGGGAAGTTGATTTTCTCCGCCAATGTGTGTCGTTTTGACACAGCTTACATAACTGGTGTGTTAGCTCGTCATTTCCATGCACCTGAAGAACGACACTACAAAGCTGCTAAACATGTGCTTAGATATTTAAAAGGCACGAAGGATTTTGCGTTAAGTTATAATAACCATGAGGGTATACAAGTATTTTGTGATGCAGATTGGGCATCTACTTCAAGAGATAGAAAGTCTTTAACTGGGTATTTGGTCAAACTTGGAGGTTCGGCTATCAGCTGGTCTTCAAAAAAGCAGCACTCCGTCTCTTTGAGTACAACAGAGAGTGAATTCTATGCTATGTGCTCAGTTGCTAAAGAAATTGTATGGATTCTACTGGTTTTGGATCCGATGGACCTAGCTATTGAGTTACCAATCACTGTATACAGTGATAATCAGTCCGCAATTAGTTTAGCGAGTCATCCTACGTTACATGCACGGACTAAACATATTAGTATCCGTTGCCATTATATCAGAGATTTAATTGCGAGTGGGATAATCGTGTTCCGTCATATATCTACTGTTGAAATGCAGGCGGATTTATTGACCAAGGGGTTGGAACATGTTAAGTTTACAAGATTACTAAACAAGTGTGGTTTAAAGAAGAGTAGCTTGCATTAA
- a CDS encoding G protein coupled receptor (GPCR), putative (Similar to S. cerevisiae STE2), whose protein sequence is MNSTIIPPNDSGDIIINYLIPGLNESIEIPFHLLDSFQTDQTKLALIMGITIGSCSMTLIFLISIMYKTNKLSNIFNNNINIKTIFQWINQMIFNEKINLNKHKQNDSYNNNIIVGKGFYKLFLFYLNSLILLIGIIRSGCYLNYNLGPLNSISFVFTGWYNESISTSKLSFISSDITNGFKCILYGLVEISLGFQVYIMFKTSNLKIWGLMASLLSISLGLIVVALQINLTILSHIRFVKATTTTTTTNNNETSTSIVTGGYVINSIWMDLPTILFSISINIMTILLIGKLIIAIRIRRYLGLKQFDSFHILLIGFSQTLIIPSIILIIHYFYLSKSKDSLLQQISLLLIILMLPLSSLWAQTANNIHNINSSPSLSFISRHHSSDNNSNINTIVNGNNNHLYNSNSNSNSNSNSNGNGNGKFSKLNTNGSSPFTLKGDSGSLMLQMTSNSNNGNNGNINAGNVNAGNNFSIPVSGIDAQLPPDIEKILHDEDNINNYKLLNINNENINDGDIIINDEGMITKQITIKRV, encoded by the coding sequence ATGAATTCAACTATTATACCACCTAATGATTCAGGtgatataattattaattatttaattcctggattaaatgaatcaattgaaattccTTTCCATTTATTAGATTCATTTCAAACTGATCAAACTAAATTAGCTTTAATTATGGGAATAACTATTGGTAGTTGTTCAATgactttaatttttttgatttctatAATGTATAAAactaataaattatcaaatatttttaataataatattaatattaaaactATTTTCCAATggataaatcaaatgatttttaatgaaaaaataaatttaaataaacacaaacaaaatgattcctataataacaatatcattgttggtaaaggattttataaattatttttattttatcttaattcattaattttattaattggaATTATTAGATCTGGTtgttatttaaattataatttaggtccattaaattcaattagtTTTGTATTCACTGGTTGGTataatgaatcaatatcaacttcaaaattatcatttatatCATCCGATATAACTAATGGATTTAAATGTATTTTATATGGTTTAGTAGAAATTTCATTAGGTTTCCAAGTTTATATTATGTTTAAAActtcaaatttaaaaatttgggGATTAATGgcatcattattatcaattagtTTAGGGTTAATAGTAGTTGCTttacaaatcaatttaacaattttatcTCATATTCGATTTGTTAAAGCTACCACTACAACTACCActacaaataataatgaaacatCCACTTCCATAGTAACAGGAGGATATGtgattaattcaatttggatggatttaccaacaattttattttcaattagtattaatattatgacaatattattaattggtAAACTTATAATTGCTATTAGAATTAGACGTTATTTAGgtttaaaacaatttgatagtttccatattttattaattggttTTAGTCAAACTTTAATTATTCcttcaattattttaataattcattatttttatttatcaaaaagTAAAGATTCTTTATTACAACAAATTAGtcttttattaataattttaatgtTACCATTAAGTTCTTTATGGGCTCAAACAGCTAATAATATTCataatattaattcatCTCCAAGTTTATCATTTATATCTCGTCATCATCTGtctgataataattctaataTCAATACAATTGTTAATGGAAACAATAATCATCTTTATAAtagcaacagcaacagcaacagcaacagcaacagtaatggaaatggaaatggtaaattttcaaaattaaatacTAATGGTTCTTCTCCATTCACTTTAAAAGGAGATTCAGGATCTTTAATGTTACAAATGACCAGTAATAGCAACAATggtaataatggtaatattAATGCTGGTAATGTTAATGCtggtaataatttttcaatcccAGTTTCAGGAATTGATGCTCAATTACCTcctgatattgaaaaaatattacatgatgaagataatataaataattataaattacttaacattaataatgaaaatatcaatgatggagatattataattaatgatgaaggAATGATTACTAAACAAATTACCATTAAAAGGGTTTAA